The Lasioglossum baleicum unplaced genomic scaffold, iyLasBale1 scaffold0021, whole genome shotgun sequence genome contains a region encoding:
- the Paip2 gene encoding polyA-binding protein interacting protein 2 isoform X1 has product MFLYFVLSDIFETKMKIPTSGSGSDYGTETDIIAYMENNFEPDLDGPEAETSSDFSEYLWMENEEEFDKEVIQQLMEEELTEECLKAMWEDEKQLERNSIDNEIWQQLDRLSLPDDIAEWSTLNPNAAEFVPAFKPAVTSVSTPPEVTAESS; this is encoded by the exons ATGTTTTTGTATT TTGTGCTTTCAGACATattcgaaacaaaaatgaagATACCAACCAGTGGCTCTGGGAGCGATTATGGCACGGAAACGGATATTATCGCGTATATGGAAAATAACTTTGAGCCAGATCTTGACGGGCCAGAAGCAGAGACCAGCTCCGACTTTTCAGAGTATCTCTGGATGGAAAACGAGGAGGAATTTGACAAAGAG GTAATCCAACAATTAATGGAGGAAGAACTAACGGAGGAATGTTTAAAAGCAATGTGGGAAGACGAGAAGCAACTCGAAAGAAACAGTATTGATAATGAAATTTGGCAGCAACTCGATCGCCTAAGTCTTCCAGACGACATTGCCGAATGG AGTACATTAAATCCAAACGCGGCTGAATTTGTACCAGCATTTAAGCCAGCAGTAACGTCTGTAAGTACACCGCCAGAAGTTACTGCAGAATCATCATAG
- the Paip2 gene encoding polyA-binding protein interacting protein 2 isoform X2 — protein MFLYYIFETKMKIPTSGSGSDYGTETDIIAYMENNFEPDLDGPEAETSSDFSEYLWMENEEEFDKEVIQQLMEEELTEECLKAMWEDEKQLERNSIDNEIWQQLDRLSLPDDIAEWSTLNPNAAEFVPAFKPAVTSVSTPPEVTAESS, from the exons ATGTTTTTGTATT ACATattcgaaacaaaaatgaagATACCAACCAGTGGCTCTGGGAGCGATTATGGCACGGAAACGGATATTATCGCGTATATGGAAAATAACTTTGAGCCAGATCTTGACGGGCCAGAAGCAGAGACCAGCTCCGACTTTTCAGAGTATCTCTGGATGGAAAACGAGGAGGAATTTGACAAAGAG GTAATCCAACAATTAATGGAGGAAGAACTAACGGAGGAATGTTTAAAAGCAATGTGGGAAGACGAGAAGCAACTCGAAAGAAACAGTATTGATAATGAAATTTGGCAGCAACTCGATCGCCTAAGTCTTCCAGACGACATTGCCGAATGG AGTACATTAAATCCAAACGCGGCTGAATTTGTACCAGCATTTAAGCCAGCAGTAACGTCTGTAAGTACACCGCCAGAAGTTACTGCAGAATCATCATAG
- the Paip2 gene encoding polyA-binding protein interacting protein 2 isoform X3, translating into MKIPTSGSGSDYGTETDIIAYMENNFEPDLDGPEAETSSDFSEYLWMENEEEFDKEVIQQLMEEELTEECLKAMWEDEKQLERNSIDNEIWQQLDRLSLPDDIAEWSTLNPNAAEFVPAFKPAVTSVSTPPEVTAESS; encoded by the exons atgaagATACCAACCAGTGGCTCTGGGAGCGATTATGGCACGGAAACGGATATTATCGCGTATATGGAAAATAACTTTGAGCCAGATCTTGACGGGCCAGAAGCAGAGACCAGCTCCGACTTTTCAGAGTATCTCTGGATGGAAAACGAGGAGGAATTTGACAAAGAG GTAATCCAACAATTAATGGAGGAAGAACTAACGGAGGAATGTTTAAAAGCAATGTGGGAAGACGAGAAGCAACTCGAAAGAAACAGTATTGATAATGAAATTTGGCAGCAACTCGATCGCCTAAGTCTTCCAGACGACATTGCCGAATGG AGTACATTAAATCCAAACGCGGCTGAATTTGTACCAGCATTTAAGCCAGCAGTAACGTCTGTAAGTACACCGCCAGAAGTTACTGCAGAATCATCATAG